The nucleotide sequence CCCGCGGCGGCTCCGAGCTGCGGCAGTTCTTCCGGAACAAGGAACAGGTGGTCTTCACCTTCTCCCTGCCCGCGGTGCTGATGGTCCTGCTCGGGTCCATCCTGGACGGTCCGACGGCGCTCGACGGCGTCACCTCCGGCCAGCTGCTGGCGGCCGGGATGATCGGCTCCGGCATCGTCTCGACGTCGTTCAACAGCATCGCGACCGGCGTCACGGCCGACCGCGAAACCGGCGCCCTCAAGCGCCTGCGCGGCACGCCGATGGCACCGGCGTCGTACTTCATCGGCAAGATGGCGCTGGTCGCGGTGTCCAGCCTGGCCCAGACGGTGCTGATGGCCGGCGTCGCCGTGCTGCTGTTCGGGCTGGAACTGCCGTCCGACCCGGCGAAGTGGCTGACGCTGCTGTGGGTCTTCGCGCTCGGCATCGTCTCGTGCACCCTGCTCGGGATCGCGATCAGCTCGCTCGCGAAGTCCACCAACGGCGCGGTCGCCATCGTGCAGATGCTGTACCTGGTGCTGCAGTTCATCTCCGGTGTGTTCGTCTCGCCGATCACGCACCTGCCGAAAGTTATGGTGGACATCGCGTCGTTCTTCCCGCTGAAGTGGATCTGCCAGGGTTTCCGGTCGGTCTTCCTGCCGGACGGCGCCGTGAGGATGGAGATGGCCGGGACATGGGAACTGCCGCGGGTGGCGCTGGTGCTGGCGATCTGGTGCGTGGCCGGAGCGGTGCTGGCGCGGCTGACCTTCCGGTGGACCGACACGAAGTGAAGGACGCCTGGGACCGGTTCAACTGGCTCTGGGAGATCCTCTTCGCGGTGGCGTACCTGGCCACGACCGTGCTGGTGCTGCTGGACGAGCGCGACCCGGTGCGCACGGCGGCCGCGGTCGGGGCGCTGACCGCGTTGGCGCTGACCTACCTGCTGTGGGGCCGCCGGATCGTGCGCGACGACGGGCACCTGCGCCGGCGCTGGACCTTGGCGCTCGTGGTCGTGGCCCTGGTCGCGGCCGCGATGCTCGCCACCACGACGACCAGCTTCATCCTGTTCATGGTCTGCCCGCTCTTGTTCACGACGCTCGACTTCCGCCCGGCCGCGGTGCTCAACACGGCGGTGATCCTGATGAGCCCCGCGTCGTCGATCGTGAACAACGGGCTGCGCGGCCCGACGCTGCACATCCTGCTGCCGATGACCGCGATCCTCGTCGTGTTCGGCGTGCTGTCCGGGAAGTTCATCCTGCACGTCGTCGAGGAGAGCCGGGGGCGGGCGGACCTGATCACGCGGCTCGAGGAGAGCCAGGCCGAGGTCGCCCGGCTCTCCCGGGAGGCGGGCACCGCGGCCGAGCGCGAACGGCTCGCGCGGGAGATCCACGACACCCTCGCGCAGGGGTTCACCAGCATCGTCACCCTCGCCCAGGCCATCGAGTCCGAACTGGACAGCGACCCGGCCGCGGCGCGGCGGCACGCGGAACTGGCCACCCGCACCGCGCGGGACAACCTCACGGAGGCCCGCGCGATGGTCGCCGCGCTGGCCCCGGCGGACCTCGCGGCGGGCTCGCTCGTCGACGCCGTCCGGCGGCAGGCCGACCGGCTGGCCGAAGAGACGGGCGTGCCGGTCGAGTACGAAGTGGACGATGCGCTGCCGCCGATCGGCATGGCGGGCGAAGTGGTCCTGCTGCGGGGCGCGCAGGAAGCGCTGAACAACGTGCGACGGCACGCGGCCGCGTCGGCGGTGTCGGTGCGGCTGTCCGCTGTGGACGGTTCGGTGCGGCTGTCGGTGCGCGACGACGGCGCCGGCTTCGACCCGGACCACGCCACGGGTTTCGGGTTGCGCGGGATGCGGTCACGGGCCGAGCAGGTCGGTGGCAGACTGAGCGTCCGGAGCAGCCCCAGCGGCACCGAACTCACCCTGGAGGTGCCCGCTTGATCCGCGTCATGCTCGTCGACGACCACCCCGTCGTCCGCGAAGGCCTCCGCGGCATGCTCGAAGCGGAACCGGACCTCACGGTCGTCGGCGAAGCGGGTTCGGGCGACGAAGCCGTCGCGCTCGACCGGGTCGCCGTCCCCGACGTCGTGCTGATGGACCTGCGGATGCCCGGCCTCGACGGCGTGGGCGCCACCAAGCGGATCCTGCGCGAGCAGCCCGGGCGCCGGATCGTCGTGCTCACGACGTACGAAACGGACGCGGACATCCTGCGCGCGGTGGAGGCCGGCGCGTCGGGCTACCTGCTGAAGGACGCGTCCCGCGCGGAGCTGGCGAACGCGATCCGCGCGGCGGCGCGCGGGGAGACGGTGCTGGCGCCGTCGGTGGCGGGCAAGCTTGTCAACCGCGTCCGCAACCCGGAACCGCAGCCGCTCTCGGCCCGCGAGGTGGAGGTCCTCCGGCTGGTCGCGAAGGGCGGCACGAACGCCGACATCGGCCGCGCCCTGCACATCAGCGAAGCCACCGTGAAGACCCACCTGCTGCGCGTGTTCGGCAAGCTCGGCGTCTCGGACCGCACGGCCGCGGTGACGACGGCCATGGCCAGGAACCTGCTCGGCTGACCCCGGCTTCACCCGTGATGGAAGCGCCGACACGCGTGATCAGAAAGCCGACACGCGTGATTGGCAAGCCGACACGACCCCAGCCAGGACACTCGCCGTGTCGACCCCCCAATCACGCGAGTCGACCTCCCAATCACGCGTGTTGACCTTTCCTTCACGGGTAGGTCTGCTTCGGGAGCGGGAGCGCGGCAGAATGCGTCCATGCTTGCCTCGACCGAACTCGCCCTGCTCCGCCGGATCGCCCACGAGCAGGCCGTCTGCCGCGCTCCGTCGCTGGTCGCCGCCGTCGTGCGGGACGGGGAGATCGTCTGGTCCGGTGGCCGCGGGCGCGTCGGCGGCGAAACACCCGGTACCGACACCCAGTACCGGCTGGGCTCGATCACCAAGACCCTGGTCGCCACCGCTGTCATGCGGCTGCGCGACGAAGGCCTGCTCGACCTCAACGACCCGCTCGAGAAGCACGTCCCGGGCACGCCGTTCGGCGCCGCCACCGTCGCCCAGCTGCTGTCCCACACCGCCGGCCTGACGTCCGAATCGCCCGGCCCGTGGTGGGAGCGGACCCCGGGCGCGGACTGGGACGCGCTGGTCGGCAGCCTCGCCGAGGGCGCGACCAAGCACCGGCCGGGCGCGCGGTTCCACTACTCGAACGTCGGCTACGGCGTCCTCGGCGAACTCCTCGCCCGCCACCGCGGCAAGGGCTGGCTCTCCGTGCTCGACGAGGAGGTCCTCGGCCCGCTCGGGATGACCCGCACGACCCCGCACCCGGTCGGCGCGCACGCCGACGGCTTCGCCGTGCACCCCTTCGCCGACGTCCTGCTGCCGGAGCCGAGCCCGGACGCCGGCGCGATGGCCCCCGCCGGGCAGCTGTGGTCGACGGCGAAGGACCTCGGCCGCTGGACGGCGTTCCTCGGCGGGGACACCGGCGGCGTGCTCGCGCCGGACACGGTCGCCGAGATGCGGACCATGATCACCGTCGACGACACCGACGTCTGGACGACCGGGTTCGGGCTCGGCCTGATGCTCGTGCGCTACCAGGGCCGCCGGTTCGCCGGCCACACCGGCTCCATGCCCGGCTTCCTCGCCGTGACGCTGGTCGACCCGGCCGCGCAGACCGGCGCGCTGGTGCTCGCCAACTCGACGGCCGGCGTCGGCATCACCCAGCTCTGCCTGGACCTCATCACCATGACCGACGAGCTGGAGCCGCGGCTGCCCGCCGAGTGGCTACCGTCGCCCGCCGATCCCGAGCTGCTGGCGCTGACCGGGCTCTGGCACTGGGGCCCGACGCCGTACCACCTGCGCATCCAGGGTGACGGGCTGCTGCTGCTCACGCCGGTCGAAGGCGCCGGGCGCAGCTCGCGCTTCCGGGCCACCGGCCAGGACACCTACGTCGGCCTCGACGGCTACTACGCCGGCGAGACGCTCGAAGTGGGCCGGGACGCCGACGGGGTCGCCACCCACCTCGACCTGGCGACGTTCGTCTTCACCCGTACGCCGTACGACCCGGCCGCGCCGGTGCCCGGCGGCATCGAAGACTGGCGCTGACGGAGGAACGGGTCCCGCTCGCACCCCCAGGGTGGCGAGCGGGACCCTCAGTGCAGGGCGGCCGTGCCCGCCGCGTACGCGACGGCGGCGGCGAAGCGGTTGGCGAGGCGCTTGCCCTCACCCCAGTCCCAGACGCCGAGCTTGAGCACCGTCATGATGGTGAGCGTCGAGCCGCCGGCAGACGGCGACACCGTCACGTTGACGTGCTGGCCCCAGCTCAGGAGCGACATCCCGGTGCGGCAGGTGGCGAAGCCCCGCGGGCCGTCGTAGACCGGCAGCTGCCCGCCGATCGCCGCGACCCCGGCCGGGAGCACGTTCCACAGCACATCGGGCGGCACCGCGAACCTCTGCTGCACAGTCGTCACGGCCGGGACGCTACCGATGGCCGGGACGATCGGGTCACCGTGTTTTTACCCCCAGGGCAGTGTTCGGCGGCGTAGCTGCCGCCGCCGGGAAGGCTGGTGCCGAGGTTTCCCGTGACCGGCCGGCGGGTTTCCGGCGGCCGTCCCACTGCGCGGAACGGCGAATCCCACCTTCACCAGCCGCGTCCCGACCTGAGAGACTGGCCGCATGACCGACGCTGAGTTGACCATCCCCGCCGACCTCAAGCCGGCCGACGGCCGCTTCGGCTGCGGCCCGTCGAAGGTCCGCGCCGAGCAGCTGAGTGCGCTGGCGGAGTCCGGCTCCACCTACCTCGGCACGTCGCACCGGCAGAAGCCGGTCAAGTCCCTCGTCGGGCGCGTGCGGGCGGGGCTGTCCGAGCTGTTCTCCCTGCCCGAGGGCTACGAGGTGATCCTCGGCAACGGCGGCACCACCGCGTTCTGGGACGCGGCCGCCTTCGGCCTGGTCCGCGAGCGCGCGCAGCACTTCACCTACGGCGAGTTCTCCTCGAAGTTCGCCACCGTGACCAAGGGCGCGCCGTTCCTGGCCGATCCGATCGTCGTCAAGGCCGAGCCGGGCAGCGCGCCGGACATCGCCTACGAAGCCGGCGCCGATCTGGTCGGCTGGGCGCACAACGAGACGTCCACCGGCGTGGCCGTGCCGGTCCGCCGCCCGGAGGGCAGCGAGGGCGCGCTGGTCGCGATCGACGCCACCTCCGGCGCCGGCGGCCTCCCGGTCAAGGCCGAGGACTTCGACGTCTACTACTTCGCGCCGCAGAAGTCGTTCGCCGCGGACGGCGGGCTCTGGATCGCGCTGGCCTCCCCGGCCGCGGTCGAGCGGATCGGTGAGATCGGCGGGAGCGACCGCTGGATCCCCGAGTTCCTGTCGCTGACCACCGCGCTGGACAACTCCCGCAAGGACCAGACGTACAACACCCCGGCCGTGGCCACGCTGTTCCTGCTCGCCGAGCAGATCGAGTGGATGAACGGCCAGGG is from Amycolatopsis mediterranei and encodes:
- the serC gene encoding phosphoserine transaminase, coding for MTDAELTIPADLKPADGRFGCGPSKVRAEQLSALAESGSTYLGTSHRQKPVKSLVGRVRAGLSELFSLPEGYEVILGNGGTTAFWDAAAFGLVRERAQHFTYGEFSSKFATVTKGAPFLADPIVVKAEPGSAPDIAYEAGADLVGWAHNETSTGVAVPVRRPEGSEGALVAIDATSGAGGLPVKAEDFDVYYFAPQKSFAADGGLWIALASPAAVERIGEIGGSDRWIPEFLSLTTALDNSRKDQTYNTPAVATLFLLAEQIEWMNGQGGLAWTTSRTQDSSSRLYEWAEKTSYTTPFVKDPDLRSQVVGTVDFSDDVDAAAVAKVLRANGIVDTEPYRKLGRNQLRVGLFPAIDPDDVTKLTQAIEYVVERLS
- a CDS encoding serine hydrolase domain-containing protein; this encodes MLASTELALLRRIAHEQAVCRAPSLVAAVVRDGEIVWSGGRGRVGGETPGTDTQYRLGSITKTLVATAVMRLRDEGLLDLNDPLEKHVPGTPFGAATVAQLLSHTAGLTSESPGPWWERTPGADWDALVGSLAEGATKHRPGARFHYSNVGYGVLGELLARHRGKGWLSVLDEEVLGPLGMTRTTPHPVGAHADGFAVHPFADVLLPEPSPDAGAMAPAGQLWSTAKDLGRWTAFLGGDTGGVLAPDTVAEMRTMITVDDTDVWTTGFGLGLMLVRYQGRRFAGHTGSMPGFLAVTLVDPAAQTGALVLANSTAGVGITQLCLDLITMTDELEPRLPAEWLPSPADPELLALTGLWHWGPTPYHLRIQGDGLLLLTPVEGAGRSSRFRATGQDTYVGLDGYYAGETLEVGRDADGVATHLDLATFVFTRTPYDPAAPVPGGIEDWR
- a CDS encoding sensor histidine kinase; this encodes MKDAWDRFNWLWEILFAVAYLATTVLVLLDERDPVRTAAAVGALTALALTYLLWGRRIVRDDGHLRRRWTLALVVVALVAAAMLATTTTSFILFMVCPLLFTTLDFRPAAVLNTAVILMSPASSIVNNGLRGPTLHILLPMTAILVVFGVLSGKFILHVVEESRGRADLITRLEESQAEVARLSREAGTAAERERLAREIHDTLAQGFTSIVTLAQAIESELDSDPAAARRHAELATRTARDNLTEARAMVAALAPADLAAGSLVDAVRRQADRLAEETGVPVEYEVDDALPPIGMAGEVVLLRGAQEALNNVRRHAAASAVSVRLSAVDGSVRLSVRDDGAGFDPDHATGFGLRGMRSRAEQVGGRLSVRSSPSGTELTLEVPA
- a CDS encoding ABC transporter permease; amino-acid sequence: MSTATSRALPGPLSLGLARGGSELRQFFRNKEQVVFTFSLPAVLMVLLGSILDGPTALDGVTSGQLLAAGMIGSGIVSTSFNSIATGVTADRETGALKRLRGTPMAPASYFIGKMALVAVSSLAQTVLMAGVAVLLFGLELPSDPAKWLTLLWVFALGIVSCTLLGIAISSLAKSTNGAVAIVQMLYLVLQFISGVFVSPITHLPKVMVDIASFFPLKWICQGFRSVFLPDGAVRMEMAGTWELPRVALVLAIWCVAGAVLARLTFRWTDTK
- a CDS encoding response regulator transcription factor, yielding MIRVMLVDDHPVVREGLRGMLEAEPDLTVVGEAGSGDEAVALDRVAVPDVVLMDLRMPGLDGVGATKRILREQPGRRIVVLTTYETDADILRAVEAGASGYLLKDASRAELANAIRAAARGETVLAPSVAGKLVNRVRNPEPQPLSAREVEVLRLVAKGGTNADIGRALHISEATVKTHLLRVFGKLGVSDRTAAVTTAMARNLLG